TCCGCAAGGTGAGTCCTCACTGGCTCTCCACAGCTTtcagttttaaagaaaagactgatACAAGAAAGTGGACGTGGTGATGCAGGCTTCATTTAATGTGTTCAAGATTCACACCACACcgacacaaatgtaaaataactcAAACACTCACTCATGACAGAGAAACTCTACATATGGATAAAAGAGGTTTATCATAGTAAAAGGTGGAGTGAACAGGTGTTGAGGATGTGAAGATGCAGTTGTAAGTTCAGTTAGAGTTCTCCACCCCCTTATAGAGGAGGGAGGACCATGGTGTTGTAGATCttaaaggacctgagcctccACAGAAATCCAGCCGGCTCTGGGCTTGTTGTGGATCCATGTTGaggttgttgtacagtccagTCTCCAGGTGTCTGTTCTCTGAAACAACCTCATTTCAAATATAGAGATAAGAGACTCCACTACCTAGTCCaggttttttagttttattgatgTTAAGCTGGAGACGATTAAGCCCACGCAAGtaaacaaaactgtccaccactctctgtcactctgtgaTGTCCCCACACTGAATATACCTCACGACAGCAGGGACATCAGAGAGCTGAAGGTGGCAGGACTTACTCGTTTCTCATTATCTTTTCACTCTTTGACTACGGCACTATAGATGACAGGCTTCCAGTGGCTCCTGCTTCACCTCCACTTCCGCCCCCGGCTGCAGCTCCTACACCCCTCCCCCCACGCTTGGACACGCCACCGAAACGTCCAGACAAAGCCACAAAGCCCAAACTGCCACCACGACCACTGTCCAAGGTGTTCAGTAGCAGTGAGCACGGAGCAGCTGTGCTGCAGGTTTGTGGTCGTGACTATTTTCTGAAGGGTTCACAGTAACATGCACCACAGCAAGCTACTCAtgacaaacactgttttctttccaaaGGGTTTTGATACTTTTCGGGCAGATGAGACTCTCTGTGACGTCATCTTGGTTCCTGGAGACAGCAAGAAGATGTTCCCAGTTCACAGAGTTATCATGGCTTCATGCAGTGACTATTTCAAGGCAATGTTCACAGGTAAGGGGTCTCCTCCAGTGCAGTCGGAGGTCACAGGTTTGGAAAATGCTGCATTGTTTGACTAATCAGACTTTAATTATTATGTAAGTTATAGTAGAAACCCATTTAACTATACAGAAAACATTAGATCAGTATCAGAAAGTTTTTTAAGACCTTTCAAAGCTTTAATATAAAACTTACACGCCCTAAATAACAGAATGCTGATCGTCGAAATCATTGTTTTTAACGTGCAGTCATTTCCCTTTtagattaacatatttttacaaatactaaaggaaaagaggaagaatgTTTTGCATCATGACTTACTTCTACAGTGAGCTTCCTTCATTTGTAGCTTTCACCTCAATACAGCATTTATAATCCACGGCATAATTAATTACAGTGCTTCTATTGTCCTTTTGTCCTCTGAGCAGTCAGACTTCACTATACTTGCTGAATGTGCACTTTTAAATTGTGTCTGCACAAGATAAATCTTTAGACATAATGCAAAGTCATTCTTTGACCTTGTCCTTGTCTCTGTACTCATCCAGGAGGCATGAGGGAGCAGGAGATGAGAGAGATCAAGCTGCATGGCGTCACTACGTTGGGGTTAAAGAACATTATAGACTTCATCTACACATCCAAAGTCAGCCTGGACATGGGTAATCTCCAGGATACACTGGAGGCTGCAAACTTCTTGCAGGTCATGCCTGTGCTGAGCTTCTGTAATCAGCTTCTGAGCAGTGAGGTGAGAGGCTTTTCCTTCAGTTTGCAAAGCTGCATCAATGTTGTAATTATATTTAAGTAGGCAGGAGGCCTATAGGTCATTCACTGCTTGGTGAATGACCTATAGGCCTATAGGACCTGAAGGTAATCCatgattttctgtgttgttctttAATGCAGATCACTATTGATAACTGTGTGGAGGTGGAGCACATCGCTACAGACTTGCTTCTAGAGGATGTTCTGCTGAACATAGGTGAGTAAGAAAAGTACATCCTTTATACAGTATAGGATAAAAATACTGTAGCAAGTAAATACTGTAGTATTTGGACTATTCTGATCCTCTTTGTTCTGTCTAACGTAGGTGAGTTTGTGAGCCAGAACCTCTTAGAGCTGGTGCAGTGTGAGCGTTACCTCCAGCTCTCTGAGACCACCATGGCCAACGCTCTGGCCAGCAACTCTCTGAAAGGTTTCTCTGAGCTGGACCTCTACAACATTGCCAGGGACTGGCTGGAGCATGATGCTCCTAAACGTCACTCATCGGTTTATGCCTTAATGCGCCACATTCGTTTCCCACTGATGAGCCCCAGTGAGCTGATTCAGATCTCACAGGACGAAGAGGACGAAGGTGAATCCTTGATGCGCTCTGACACGGCCTGCGTGAACCTCCTGCTGGAGGCCAGCAACTATCAGATGATGCCTTTCATGCAGCCGTCCCTGCAAACTGAGCGGACCCAAATACGCTCGGACTCCACTCACATCCTGGCACTCGGTGGTGTGATGAGGCAGCAGCTGGTGGTGAGCCGGGAGCTGAGGCTGTATGATGAAGTGGCTGAGCATTGGAGGGCCCTGAAGCCCATGGAGGTGCCACGCTACCAGCATGGGGTGGCTCTCCTGGGTGGCTTCCTCTTTATTGTTGGAGGTTAGTGCACCACTTGCATGAAGTTCTTGTTCATTTACTCATCATGATTGAAATTGACAAAAAATCTCTGACACACTGAAACTAAAGTTCCACTGTTTGAAAACtgaaacttaaatttaaaactaaaaatgttccCATTAAGTCACATGTGTAATAAAATACTATGAGTACTATGAAAATGTTGAGACAAACATGCTGATCCTCGTTGTCTTCTCAGGCCAGAGCACATACGACACCAAAGGTAAGACAGCCATAGACAGCGCCTACCGCTACGACCCACGCTTCGACAAGTGGCTTCAGATTGCTTCCCTCAACGAGAAGAGGACCTTCTTCCACCTCAGTGCTCTGAAGGGGAAACTTTTTGCCGTCGGAGGAAGGAATGCCTCAGGAGAGATTGGTGAGCTGCTGTCTGCCTTTACTACAGCTGAACGGATTCAGTGTATTTTGCTAATGCAGATAAACTTACATTAAAGTAGCAGGCCAACATTTAATATCAACACAATCATTACTGAGCAGCTGCTACTGTATCATGTGTATTACAAATGAACAATATGTAAGAATCAACCCCAAACATCTCTATCACTTCAGACACAGTGGAGTGCTACAACCTGAAGAAAAACGAGTGGACGTTTGTGACCAACATGGTGG
This Anabas testudineus chromosome 21, fAnaTes1.2, whole genome shotgun sequence DNA region includes the following protein-coding sequences:
- the si:rp71-68n21.9 gene encoding kelch-like protein 9; translation: MGGNGDDSGAGRLSRRLSRLGSRQSRDPPRPRPRPPAQPERPDPAPQDDRLPVAPASPPLPPPAAAPTPLPPRLDTPPKRPDKATKPKLPPRPLSKVFSSSEHGAAVLQGFDTFRADETLCDVILVPGDSKKMFPVHRVIMASCSDYFKAMFTGGMREQEMREIKLHGVTTLGLKNIIDFIYTSKVSLDMGNLQDTLEAANFLQVMPVLSFCNQLLSSEITIDNCVEVEHIATDLLLEDVLLNIGEFVSQNLLELVQCERYLQLSETTMANALASNSLKGFSELDLYNIARDWLEHDAPKRHSSVYALMRHIRFPLMSPSELIQISQDEEDEGESLMRSDTACVNLLLEASNYQMMPFMQPSLQTERTQIRSDSTHILALGGVMRQQLVVSRELRLYDEVAEHWRALKPMEVPRYQHGVALLGGFLFIVGGQSTYDTKGKTAIDSAYRYDPRFDKWLQIASLNEKRTFFHLSALKGKLFAVGGRNASGEIDTVECYNLKKNEWTFVTNMVEPHYGHAGTVHGDLMYISGGITRDTFQKELWCYDPVADTWSRRADMTELRGLHCMCTVGDRLYVMGGNHFRGCSDYDDVLGCEYYSPETDQWTVVAPMPRGQSDVGVTVFNGQIYVVGGYSWNSRCMVEIVQRYDPEQDVWDRVFNVLEPLGGIRACTMTVHLPEGSVDEAQIQECPLPTAKS